The Paenibacillus uliginis N3/975 genome has a window encoding:
- a CDS encoding response regulator transcription factor produces the protein MYKVFIVDDEPFIIEGLYDAVDWPRFDIEIVGNAENGKLALEKLKELPVDILITDISMPVMTGLELIAEARKIKPELKVIILSGFDDFAYLKEAMRLGIENYLLKPINLKELEETLSGTIEKINASRASYALNEYDISILRSNILHRWLTGKIEPEELSERASLLGLRLDQSYMMVSVLRTQSAKVEQALIQLVENEDNVLYLVDYDGDFVVIFTMDDSEAEKPRAIRLLQQVREQCFGEDICISLGSVETLPEHNTDSYRHAKEAQEYFLVLEQPSYVDYVDIKERKEEASRSFSLHWPDYAKGIAARDKQELFNKIDSDYERLRNTPGIVPSALQSFAVELIIRFKMELSDIQYGAAPDFVKNTLTRIMESVSIDDLIAAVKEGIGGLVDSLNSDIKSPVIQQALHHIHQSYNEDLSLKVLAGQYHIHPVYLGHLFHKETGESFTEYINRYRIEKAKELLRTTNLKVQDISREVGYWETGYFYKQFKKYVGLSPRDFKGLL, from the coding sequence ATGTATAAGGTATTTATCGTAGACGACGAACCTTTTATTATTGAAGGACTGTATGATGCCGTAGATTGGCCGCGGTTCGATATTGAAATTGTTGGTAATGCAGAAAACGGAAAGCTGGCGCTTGAGAAGTTGAAAGAGCTCCCTGTGGATATACTCATTACGGATATCTCTATGCCTGTCATGACAGGGCTCGAGTTAATAGCGGAGGCCAGAAAAATCAAACCGGAGCTTAAAGTTATCATCCTTAGCGGATTTGACGATTTTGCTTATTTAAAGGAAGCCATGCGTCTTGGAATTGAAAATTATCTGCTGAAACCGATTAATCTAAAAGAGCTTGAGGAGACACTCTCTGGTACGATTGAGAAGATCAACGCCTCAAGAGCGAGTTATGCGCTTAATGAATATGATATTTCCATTCTGAGAAGTAATATTTTACACCGCTGGTTAACCGGGAAGATCGAGCCGGAAGAGCTGTCAGAGCGTGCTTCTTTACTGGGTCTTCGACTTGACCAGTCTTATATGATGGTGTCTGTGCTGCGAACTCAATCGGCGAAAGTGGAACAGGCGCTGATACAACTGGTGGAAAATGAAGACAACGTTCTTTATTTGGTCGATTATGACGGAGACTTTGTTGTGATTTTTACGATGGATGATTCCGAAGCTGAGAAACCAAGAGCTATCCGGTTGCTCCAGCAAGTTAGGGAGCAGTGTTTCGGAGAAGATATTTGTATTTCTCTGGGAAGTGTGGAGACCCTTCCAGAGCATAACACGGACAGCTATCGGCATGCGAAAGAGGCTCAGGAGTATTTTCTGGTCCTAGAGCAGCCATCATATGTGGACTATGTAGACATCAAGGAGCGCAAGGAGGAGGCTTCACGATCCTTCTCGTTACATTGGCCTGACTATGCCAAAGGCATTGCAGCAAGGGATAAACAGGAGTTGTTTAACAAAATCGATAGTGATTACGAGCGACTTCGGAATACGCCTGGCATTGTGCCGAGCGCGTTACAAAGCTTTGCTGTAGAACTGATTATCCGTTTTAAGATGGAGCTTAGCGACATTCAATATGGTGCTGCCCCGGACTTCGTTAAAAACACACTTACCCGCATTATGGAATCAGTATCAATAGATGATTTGATTGCTGCTGTGAAGGAGGGGATTGGCGGTCTGGTCGATTCCTTGAACAGCGATATCAAAAGTCCTGTGATTCAGCAAGCTCTTCACCATATTCATCAATCTTATAACGAGGATTTGTCGCTTAAAGTGCTCGCTGGGCAATACCATATTCATCCGGTTTATTTGGGGCATCTTTTTCATAAGGAAACAGGGGAGAGTTTCACGGAGTACATAAACCGTTACCGGATTGAGAAAGCTAAAGAACTGCTTCGTACGACAAACCTTAAAGTTCAAGATATTTCCAGGGAAGTCGGTTATTGGGAAACTGGGTATTTCTACAAGCAATTCAAGAAGTATGTAGGTTTATCGCCAAGAGACTTTAAAGGACTGCTCTGA
- a CDS encoding sensor histidine kinase — protein MSPVNFYKNYIKNNMFTKILLLFAAITVVTILSVSYLMYYFLSQTAVRDELGNQREAVERVERYINQKYETVQSYVNDLYRSTTLSDDASFFLMNSFDEYMAKRIDRIIGSRGSNSDSILSYFKKRLEDDTDIENIILYSAEKQYIYVYKQGSMNKLYQVNSARSFIPDVMALESLNVTLPNEWVQKLTRNEESQLFSIRSPINDMRTYKNLGQLLVYFRTEGLHQMLSSQSPNMKGYILVLSADGQVLFDSSSKFYGKRYPYAEELLNPKETVELEEESYITTLSNNQGGFTVVGIAPKAEVAATYEGLRSTIILAALACVLFAVLLPAVVIVNYSKRTNNIIRFMRKVETGDFVARIQDPKEDQLGQISQSFNEMLEKLTKYIDKVYKAEINQKNAELSALQARINPHFLYNTLEVIRMRALSQGAQDVGEMIYSLSVLFKNMVQTKDNYTLKDELEACRLYLELFRIRYKDKFTYEFDWEKEIGAIPMIKMSLQPLIENYIVHGLKTDRYDNHILITAVREDDRVHIEIRDNGKGITADKLDSILKRLQLAEASGEESFGLRSVNERLKLTYGNKFGMDIQSKPGIGTTVSIDFPVTEEEMESDV, from the coding sequence GTGTCTCCGGTTAATTTTTATAAAAATTATATTAAAAACAATATGTTCACTAAAATACTGCTCCTGTTTGCTGCGATCACTGTGGTGACGATTCTTTCGGTGTCATATCTAATGTATTACTTTTTGTCCCAAACTGCCGTACGAGACGAGCTGGGTAACCAACGCGAAGCGGTAGAGCGGGTAGAACGGTATATCAATCAGAAATACGAGACTGTGCAGTCGTATGTAAATGATTTGTACCGTAGCACCACGCTTAGTGATGACGCTTCCTTTTTTCTGATGAACTCATTCGATGAATACATGGCCAAAAGAATCGACCGGATTATCGGGTCCCGCGGATCCAATTCAGATAGTATTTTGTCTTATTTCAAAAAGCGTCTGGAAGATGATACTGATATTGAAAATATCATTCTTTACAGTGCAGAGAAGCAATACATTTATGTCTACAAGCAGGGGAGTATGAACAAGCTATACCAAGTCAACTCGGCGCGGTCATTCATTCCGGATGTCATGGCACTAGAGAGCTTGAACGTAACGCTGCCCAATGAATGGGTACAGAAACTGACTCGGAACGAAGAAAGTCAGCTGTTTTCCATTCGAAGTCCGATTAATGATATGAGAACCTATAAAAATTTGGGCCAATTGCTTGTTTATTTTCGGACAGAGGGCTTACATCAGATGCTGTCGAGCCAATCACCCAATATGAAGGGATATATTCTGGTATTGTCCGCCGATGGTCAGGTGCTGTTTGATTCTTCAAGTAAGTTCTATGGTAAGCGTTATCCATATGCGGAAGAGCTGCTCAATCCGAAGGAGACCGTGGAGCTGGAGGAAGAGTCTTATATAACCACTTTGTCTAATAATCAAGGGGGATTCACTGTCGTTGGAATCGCTCCCAAAGCGGAGGTTGCAGCGACTTATGAGGGTCTTCGCAGTACGATCATTCTGGCTGCTCTGGCATGCGTATTGTTCGCTGTCCTACTCCCTGCTGTGGTGATTGTTAATTATTCGAAGAGAACTAACAACATTATCCGGTTTATGCGTAAAGTAGAGACCGGGGATTTTGTAGCCAGAATTCAGGATCCGAAGGAAGATCAGCTCGGACAGATTTCACAGAGTTTTAATGAGATGTTGGAAAAACTGACCAAGTATATCGACAAAGTGTATAAAGCGGAGATCAATCAGAAGAATGCGGAATTGTCTGCGCTTCAAGCAAGAATTAACCCCCACTTTTTATATAACACATTGGAAGTCATTCGAATGAGGGCGCTCTCTCAAGGGGCTCAGGATGTTGGTGAGATGATCTACAGCTTATCTGTGCTCTTTAAAAATATGGTGCAGACCAAGGACAATTACACGCTGAAGGATGAACTTGAGGCTTGCCGTTTATACCTTGAACTATTTCGGATCCGGTATAAAGACAAGTTCACCTATGAATTCGACTGGGAGAAGGAGATCGGTGCAATCCCGATGATCAAGATGTCGCTGCAGCCACTAATAGAAAATTATATTGTCCATGGTCTGAAGACAGACCGTTATGATAACCATATTCTCATTACAGCTGTCCGGGAAGATGACCGGGTGCATATTGAAATTCGTGATAATGGTAAAGGAATTACAGCGGACAAGTTGGACAGTATCCTGAAGCGTCTTCAGTTAGCCGAGGCTAGCGGGGAGGAATCATTTGGTCTAAGAAGTGTTAACGAGCGTCTGAAGCTCACTTACGGAAATAAGTTTGGTATGGACATCCAGAGCAAGCCGGGTATCGGTACTACGGTGTCGATTGATTTTCCGGTGACAGAAGAGGAGATGGAAAGTGATGTATAA
- a CDS encoding L,D-transpeptidase — protein sequence MPNYRIIVDTSDYQLHLLDGNRVVHTYPIAVGKLATQTPPGNYTIVNKQPNPGGPFGSYWLGLSKPHYGIHGTNDPSSIGRSVSHGCIRMYNKDVNELASLVPIHTQVTIRH from the coding sequence ATGCCAAATTACCGGATAATCGTTGATACATCGGATTATCAACTTCATTTGCTTGACGGGAATCGTGTGGTACACACCTACCCTATCGCTGTCGGTAAACTAGCTACACAGACACCTCCTGGAAACTATACGATTGTTAATAAACAACCTAATCCTGGCGGACCCTTTGGTTCATACTGGCTAGGCTTATCGAAGCCGCATTACGGTATTCATGGAACGAATGACCCTTCTTCTATCGGAAGATCTGTATCCCACGGTTGTATCCGTATGTACAACAAGGATGTCAATGAACTGGCTTCTCTTGTACCGATCCATACCCAGGTGACGATAAGGCACTAA
- a CDS encoding AI-2E family transporter, with protein MVQSKYFRTCLGIIALLLIIYLGSKISFLFNPILSIFNMLLVPIAMAGFFYYLLRPIVDYLERRKIKRSLGVLIIYCVFIGILTIFIVVVWPTLNEQIANFIMNAPNLVEDMQKQMNQLQQNPFWSRLIPSESELYNRMMEYVDQVISWISDSISNLITVVSSVVVIIATVPIVLYYMLKESNKLPPKLLGALPRRFRKDGQEVLREIDNALSNFIIGKVILNLVLSVMIYIGFLIIGLPYSLLLTLISFILNFIPYVGALLATIPVVIVGFIESPSIAIWSVVVIVIAQQIQDNILTPVIYGKQLEIHPLTTIVLLLVGGDLYGILGVLLAIPAYMVLKIIVVKVYELFLAEKVENA; from the coding sequence ATGGTGCAGAGCAAATATTTTCGAACGTGCCTCGGTATTATTGCACTGCTGTTAATCATTTATCTCGGTTCTAAGATCAGCTTTTTATTCAATCCTATCCTGTCCATATTCAACATGCTTCTCGTACCAATTGCCATGGCCGGATTTTTCTATTATTTACTGCGGCCCATCGTAGACTATCTTGAACGGAGAAAGATCAAACGCTCACTTGGCGTACTTATAATTTATTGTGTGTTCATCGGAATACTTACCATCTTTATCGTCGTAGTTTGGCCGACATTAAATGAACAGATTGCAAATTTCATCATGAATGCACCCAATTTGGTCGAAGATATGCAGAAGCAAATGAATCAGCTACAACAAAATCCGTTCTGGTCCCGTCTTATTCCTTCAGAATCCGAACTTTATAACCGTATGATGGAGTATGTAGACCAGGTTATATCATGGATCAGCGACTCTATTAGCAACCTCATTACAGTGGTATCCAGTGTAGTTGTCATTATTGCAACCGTACCTATTGTGTTGTATTACATGCTTAAGGAGAGCAATAAACTTCCGCCAAAACTTCTCGGTGCCCTACCCAGACGGTTTCGTAAAGACGGACAAGAAGTACTTCGTGAAATTGACAACGCGCTTAGCAATTTCATCATCGGAAAAGTGATCCTCAATCTGGTGCTCAGTGTCATGATATATATCGGGTTTCTGATCATTGGACTCCCCTATTCACTGCTTCTTACACTGATCTCTTTCATACTAAATTTTATTCCATATGTCGGTGCTCTGCTCGCAACCATTCCTGTTGTCATTGTCGGCTTTATTGAATCTCCCAGCATTGCCATCTGGTCTGTAGTGGTTATTGTCATCGCACAGCAAATTCAGGATAATATTTTGACTCCTGTCATTTACGGTAAACAGCTCGAGATCCATCCACTGACTACGATTGTCCTGCTGCTTGTCGGTGGTGATTTATACGGAATATTGGGGGTACTTCTGGCCATTCCTGCATATATGGTTCTCAAGATCATTGTCGTTAAAGTGTACGAACTCTTTCTGGCCGAGAAGGTAGAGAATGCTTAG
- the ung gene encoding uracil-DNA glycosylase produces the protein MFNNDWDSLLQEEVEKPYFEQLRLKVAEEYRNYTVYPPQEDIFRALKQTSYKNTKIVILGQDPYHGYGQAEGLSFSVKPGVKIPPSLHNIYKELTSDIGISTPSHGSLMHWANQGVLLLNAVLTVREGQPNSHKGLGWERFTDAIISKLNERETPMVFILWGSYAQKKGAYIDRSRHKVLESSHPSPLAARKGFFGSRPFSTSSIFLKEQGIETVNWDIPGIPVAEAK, from the coding sequence TTGTTTAATAACGATTGGGATTCACTTCTGCAAGAAGAGGTAGAGAAGCCTTATTTCGAGCAGTTGCGATTGAAAGTGGCTGAGGAGTATCGGAATTATACTGTTTATCCACCTCAAGAGGATATTTTCCGTGCATTAAAACAGACCTCATACAAGAATACGAAGATTGTTATTTTGGGCCAGGATCCATATCACGGCTACGGGCAGGCTGAGGGCCTTAGCTTTTCCGTTAAACCCGGGGTTAAAATACCTCCATCATTACATAATATTTATAAAGAGCTGACATCGGATATTGGCATATCTACCCCAAGTCATGGATCTTTGATGCATTGGGCTAACCAGGGCGTTCTGCTTCTGAATGCAGTACTAACCGTTCGAGAAGGACAACCTAATTCGCATAAAGGACTGGGGTGGGAACGATTCACGGACGCCATTATTTCGAAATTAAATGAACGTGAAACTCCAATGGTGTTTATTTTATGGGGAAGCTACGCGCAAAAAAAAGGGGCTTATATTGACCGGAGCCGGCATAAGGTGCTAGAGTCAAGTCACCCAAGCCCTTTAGCTGCACGTAAAGGATTTTTCGGAAGCCGACCATTTTCAACGTCGAGTATTTTTTTGAAAGAGCAGGGCATTGAAACGGTAAACTGGGATATTCCCGGCATACCGGTTGCGGAAGCGAAATAG
- a CDS encoding M48 family metalloprotease yields MGLLYSICFLIGNFSGIGRMVYFLIGIKNRKNRDKKIDCLAIVPLVWLQLSPAVVLFFIFQSQYSWVQHVLIIIASFVVGFKWTDSWVQTVGEFEKVILGEQEIKRTGKKSVEQYWRNFLGSIVKYFHEIYERMFPYKVWLRNFKSFLPREQDDKTVQILQELSLEIGVSNVILCVYPSGNTGGYAILKPRFRKGLSFVLISSFASEELSFDELRALIAHELMHIRNKDYRSNNSLFSLGTIYGFLFGTMLYASLIDLFRKLFPLFALVLLIALPLLLIAFIIIFLYFLCSKHGYWFQIRELRADRKSCKLSGNMREGMLKLLERLKVEEAAENSNTLWFQKYYSRYNSWHSHPSIEYRIKKIQDYKEWSYKDYFKHFFQTIKWAIIGKGWSGS; encoded by the coding sequence ATGGGATTACTATATTCCATTTGCTTTTTAATAGGAAATTTTTCGGGAATTGGTCGTATGGTTTATTTTTTAATTGGAATCAAAAATAGGAAGAATCGAGATAAGAAAATTGACTGCTTAGCGATTGTTCCATTAGTTTGGCTTCAGTTATCACCTGCTGTCGTTCTATTCTTCATTTTTCAGTCTCAATATAGCTGGGTTCAGCATGTACTGATAATAATCGCTTCCTTCGTAGTGGGCTTTAAATGGACTGATTCTTGGGTTCAGACTGTAGGTGAATTTGAAAAAGTGATTTTAGGGGAACAAGAGATAAAAAGAACCGGAAAAAAAAGTGTTGAACAGTACTGGAGAAATTTTTTAGGAAGTATCGTAAAATATTTTCATGAAATTTATGAAAGAATGTTTCCTTATAAAGTTTGGCTAAGAAATTTTAAGAGTTTTCTTCCGCGAGAACAAGATGATAAAACTGTTCAGATATTACAAGAACTAAGCCTAGAAATTGGTGTTTCAAATGTAATTCTTTGCGTATATCCTAGTGGTAATACAGGGGGATACGCTATACTGAAACCACGTTTTAGAAAAGGGTTGTCCTTTGTACTCATCTCATCATTTGCGTCTGAAGAATTATCGTTTGATGAGCTTCGTGCATTGATAGCTCATGAACTAATGCATATTCGTAATAAGGACTATCGTTCTAACAACTCGCTATTTTCTTTAGGAACGATCTATGGTTTCTTATTTGGAACTATGCTTTATGCTTCTTTAATTGATCTATTCCGCAAGCTTTTTCCGTTATTTGCATTAGTCTTATTAATTGCCCTCCCTCTTTTACTGATCGCGTTTATCATTATTTTTTTGTATTTTCTTTGCAGTAAACATGGATATTGGTTTCAGATTAGAGAATTACGTGCAGATAGAAAAAGTTGTAAGCTATCAGGCAACATGCGAGAGGGAATGCTCAAGTTGCTGGAGAGGTTAAAGGTTGAAGAAGCGGCTGAAAACTCAAACACGTTGTGGTTTCAAAAATATTATTCAAGATATAATAGTTGGCACTCCCACCCTAGTATCGAATACCGAATAAAGAAGATACAAGATTATAAAGAATGGTCTTACAAAGATTATTTCAAACATTTCTTTCAAACAATTAAGTGGGCTATAATAGGTAAGGGATGGAGCGGTTCTTGA
- a CDS encoding S-layer homology domain-containing protein, translating to MSDAVTREEFAVMLMNALIPQEKEALLTFIDAAEISSWAQKAVVQAVQSDLIKGNEDGAFRPHDEITRAEMALILANASGKSTGEYG from the coding sequence ATGTCTGACGCTGTGACTCGTGAGGAATTCGCTGTAATGCTGATGAATGCACTAATACCGCAAGAAAAGGAAGCGCTACTTACTTTCATAGATGCAGCGGAAATCAGTTCTTGGGCTCAGAAAGCAGTCGTGCAAGCGGTACAATCAGACTTGATCAAAGGCAATGAGGATGGTGCTTTCCGTCCACATGACGAAATAACACGTGCAGAGATGGCGTTAATACTCGCAAACGCTTCGGGTAAGTCTACAGGGGAGTATGGTTAG
- a CDS encoding carbohydrate ABC transporter permease, which translates to MNNKKITSNLASYLVLTIVSLIVLFPFFWMVSTSLKTESEVFLFPPQWIPAAWEWINYIRVFTEMPFHLYFFNSMYIAVLVTAGTCFLSALAGYAFARLHFPFKNAIFLFLLSGMMIPTEVTAIPLFSWMSNLGFIDTHIPLILPPMLGSGGMFGVFLVRQFLITVPIELDEAAKMDGCSPWRTFRSIMLPIATPALATVSIFTFMNSWNEFFEPLIYLNTKELFTLPIGLSMLTTDAGVDWPLLLAASTIATVPILVVFFLAQNKFIEGIANTGLK; encoded by the coding sequence ATGAACAATAAAAAGATAACATCCAACCTTGCATCCTATCTGGTTCTAACAATCGTTTCCCTCATCGTGTTGTTCCCTTTTTTTTGGATGGTCAGCACATCCTTGAAGACGGAATCCGAGGTGTTTCTATTTCCGCCCCAGTGGATACCCGCAGCTTGGGAGTGGATCAATTATATTCGCGTATTTACGGAAATGCCGTTTCATCTCTACTTTTTTAATAGTATGTATATCGCGGTGCTCGTCACGGCAGGCACTTGTTTCTTGTCCGCATTGGCAGGCTATGCGTTTGCCAGATTGCACTTTCCATTCAAAAACGCGATCTTTCTGTTCCTGCTCAGCGGGATGATGATTCCTACCGAAGTTACGGCCATTCCTTTATTCAGCTGGATGTCAAACCTCGGATTCATCGATACGCATATTCCTCTGATTCTTCCGCCAATGCTTGGATCGGGAGGGATGTTCGGCGTATTTCTCGTACGTCAGTTTCTAATTACTGTTCCTATTGAACTGGATGAAGCAGCCAAAATGGACGGGTGTTCGCCGTGGCGCACGTTCAGGTCGATTATGCTCCCGATCGCCACGCCCGCATTGGCAACCGTAAGCATCTTTACATTCATGAATAGCTGGAACGAGTTTTTTGAACCGCTTATTTATTTAAATACGAAGGAATTGTTCACGCTGCCGATCGGCTTATCCATGCTGACTACGGATGCCGGCGTGGACTGGCCGCTGCTGCTTGCCGCTTCGACCATAGCAACAGTCCCGATTCTGGTCGTTTTCTTCCTGGCTCAAAACAAGTTTATTGAAGGCATTGCCAATACGGGCTTGAAATAA
- a CDS encoding carbohydrate ABC transporter permease — MAGGKPAGLATLKSKEMWTGYLFILPIVAGYLIFLFGPIVYAFVMSFTNWSLFGNTAYIGLDNYIYAMRDDPVFWDTAVNTVYFSAGLVPLNIVLSLLLAMLLKRKIWGIGLFRTAIFTPVVVSLVVWGIVWKFIFSTDGGLVNLLIRTFGGTEIPWLFSETWTMPTVIVVSALKGVGMNMVIFLAALHDVPKDYYEASKIDGASRWETFKSITLPMITPAVFMVTIITVIGSLKVFGQIYVMTGGGPGTSTYVMVFYIFKQAFRSYEFGYASALAFILFSIILVLTLIQWKLRKRWVHYEQ, encoded by the coding sequence ATGGCCGGAGGTAAGCCAGCAGGTTTAGCAACTTTGAAATCAAAAGAAATGTGGACGGGATATTTGTTTATACTGCCTATTGTGGCGGGATATTTAATCTTTCTGTTTGGCCCGATCGTTTACGCTTTCGTGATGAGCTTTACGAATTGGTCGTTATTTGGAAATACGGCGTATATTGGTTTGGATAACTATATTTACGCCATGCGCGATGATCCCGTCTTCTGGGATACGGCCGTGAATACCGTATATTTCTCTGCGGGCTTGGTCCCGCTGAACATTGTATTATCGCTTTTGCTGGCCATGCTGTTGAAACGGAAAATATGGGGCATTGGCTTGTTTCGGACCGCGATCTTTACGCCGGTAGTCGTTTCCCTCGTGGTTTGGGGGATCGTATGGAAGTTTATTTTCTCTACGGACGGCGGATTAGTCAATCTGCTGATCCGAACGTTTGGCGGAACGGAGATTCCTTGGCTTTTCTCGGAAACTTGGACGATGCCTACCGTTATAGTGGTCAGTGCGCTTAAAGGTGTGGGCATGAACATGGTCATCTTCCTGGCCGCTCTGCACGATGTGCCGAAGGATTATTACGAGGCTTCCAAAATTGACGGCGCTTCGCGCTGGGAAACCTTTAAATCCATTACACTGCCAATGATTACGCCAGCCGTATTCATGGTAACGATAATTACCGTTATCGGTTCTCTTAAAGTGTTCGGACAAATCTATGTGATGACAGGCGGAGGGCCGGGAACAAGCACGTACGTGATGGTCTTCTACATTTTCAAACAAGCGTTCCGCTCCTACGAATTCGGTTATGCATCGGCACTGGCATTTATTTTGTTCAGCATTATCCTGGTTCTGACTTTGATACAGTGGAAACTAAGAAAGAGATGGGTACATTATGAACAATAA
- a CDS encoding ABC transporter substrate-binding protein → MKKYGVVLLSFVLLLGLLSACGGNGKNNNGAVKANKENANNTPSAEAAAESKDPVELEMSVWGSDAQVTLYDELAEEYNKLHPNVTVKTTVIPWADYQQKLAIMAATKTSPDIVWISERMIPQFMNGGQLLDISSVKEDAAYAFDDIIPSTLTAFEKDGKLYGIPFSTPPQVVFYNKNLFEANGLKSPMQLYEEGNWTYDEMVKASEAISKPQEGVYGVKFIQNSSNWSDNLIPLIWAMGGEIFNEDTTQFAMNTPETAKAINLFKGLLNKKAHPSIGEQLTFDTGKLGMAFENVTRTSAYRDKVDFEWDIAPLPEGDHGVKMPIGFGGYSIFKDAEYPEEALEYLKFISNKENAAKVAEFFVPQRESVLYSDEYLNKFPFPTVETMKLAAYDRLAEGTIRPSHPNWVKIDEQVTLNLDAILLGSTTTEQALKIMEDSINPLLK, encoded by the coding sequence ATTGCTGCTCGGCTTGCTGAGCGCATGCGGAGGAAATGGAAAGAACAATAATGGCGCCGTAAAGGCAAACAAGGAAAATGCGAACAATACGCCGAGTGCGGAAGCGGCTGCTGAGTCAAAAGATCCTGTGGAGCTTGAGATGTCCGTTTGGGGCAGCGATGCCCAGGTGACGTTGTATGACGAGCTTGCTGAGGAATACAATAAGCTCCATCCGAATGTGACAGTCAAAACTACCGTGATTCCGTGGGCGGACTACCAGCAGAAACTGGCGATCATGGCAGCGACCAAAACCTCGCCTGATATCGTATGGATCTCAGAGCGCATGATTCCGCAATTTATGAATGGGGGCCAGCTGCTGGATATTTCGTCCGTGAAAGAGGATGCGGCTTATGCGTTCGATGATATAATACCATCCACGCTCACTGCATTTGAAAAGGACGGCAAACTCTACGGCATTCCATTCTCTACGCCGCCTCAGGTCGTTTTCTACAATAAAAATCTGTTTGAAGCGAATGGATTGAAGTCGCCAATGCAGCTTTATGAAGAGGGCAACTGGACTTACGATGAGATGGTCAAAGCGTCCGAAGCGATCTCCAAACCGCAGGAAGGGGTATACGGCGTGAAGTTCATACAAAATTCCTCCAACTGGTCCGACAATCTGATTCCATTGATTTGGGCGATGGGCGGCGAAATCTTCAACGAAGACACAACGCAATTCGCTATGAACACGCCGGAGACGGCCAAAGCGATCAATCTTTTTAAAGGGCTACTCAATAAGAAAGCGCATCCAAGCATCGGCGAGCAGTTAACTTTCGATACAGGTAAGCTTGGTATGGCGTTTGAGAACGTTACCCGTACAAGCGCTTACCGTGACAAAGTTGATTTCGAATGGGATATTGCTCCGCTTCCGGAAGGCGACCATGGCGTCAAGATGCCTATTGGCTTTGGAGGCTATTCGATCTTCAAAGACGCAGAGTATCCGGAAGAAGCATTGGAATATTTAAAATTTATAAGTAATAAGGAAAATGCAGCTAAAGTAGCCGAGTTTTTTGTACCGCAGAGAGAGTCTGTCTTGTACTCCGATGAGTATCTGAACAAGTTCCCGTTCCCGACTGTTGAAACGATGAAATTGGCTGCGTACGATCGGTTGGCCGAAGGTACAATCCGGCCTTCCCATCCGAACTGGGTCAAGATTGACGAGCAGGTGACATTAAACCTGGACGCGATTTTGCTCGGTTCCACGACAACCGAGCAAGCGTTGAAAATTATGGAAGACAGCATTAATCCTCTATTGAAGTAA